The stretch of DNA ACCGGCGGGACGCCGAGCTTCGAGGATTTCGGGAAGTTCGTCCGCCAAAAGACGCACGAATTGAAGACGCAGAAAGGCGCCGCGGAAGTGGAGTACACGGTGAGCGTGGAAGGCGGGCGCGTGAAATTGAAAGCGCGCGTCAGCAAATAAGTACAGATTCTCACCTCTTTTTTTCGCCCCAGGTTCCCCTTTTCGATTTTTCCGCGACCGCATACACTAGTATGCCCATTTTCAATGAGGAGGATTGTGTGGCGATTGAGCGCGCACTGATCAGCGCTTATGACAAGACGGGCCTGGTGGATTTTGCGCGCCAGCTCGCAGAACTGGGAATCGAGATTGTGTCGACGGGGGGGACAGCACGGCTGCTGCGCGAGGCGGGAATTCGCGTGCGGGACGTGGCCGAGCTCACCGGCTGGCCAGAAATGCTGGGCGGACGCGTGAAGACTTTGCATCCGAAGGTTCACGGAGGGATTCTTTTCCGGCGCGGAAATGCGGGAGACCGCGAGGAAACGGCCCAACATTCGATTTCGGCCATCGATATGGTGGTTGTGAACCTCTATCCTTTTTCCGCGACGGCGAGCAAGGCGGGCGTGACGGCCGAAGAGCTGATCGAAAATATCGACATAGGCGGGCCGACGATGGTGCGGTCGGCGGCGAAGAATTTCGAAAACGTCGCGGTGGTCACGAGTTCGGATGATTACGCGAAGGTTGTCCAAGAGCTGAAAACAAGCCGCGAATTAAGCCTCGGGACCCGACTGAGGCTTGCGCGCAAAGCCTTTGCGCAAACGGCGAGATACGACGGCGAAATCGCGACGCAGATGGAGCGGCTTTCGGCCAATCATGAATTGCATCTCGCGAGCAAAGCTGAAACTCTGCCGTTTCGACTGCACTACGCGCTCGAACGTCAGCAGGCGATGCGCTATGGCGAAAATCCGCACCAGCAGGCCGCGCTTTATGCTCCGGCTGGACGCCCACATGCAGGATTCGCGGCGGCGCGGCAACATCAGGGCAAGGAGCTTTCGTATAACAATCTTGTGGACCTCGACGCCGCATGGTCGCTCGTGAGCGAGTTCTCCGCGCCGGCCGTGGCAATCATCAAGCACAACAATCCGTGCGGCGTCGCCGAGCATGCAAATCTTGCGGAAGCGTATCGCCTCGCGCTGGCGTGCGATCCGGTCTCGGCGTATGGCAGCGTGATCGCGTTCAATCGCGCGCTCGATGCCGAAACCGCCGAGGAAGTGGCACAGCTTTTTGTGGAATGCATCGTGGCGCCGGGATACGACGATGCGGCGCGAAACAAATTCGCGCCGAAGAAAAATCTGCGCCTACTCGAAATGGCCGGCGAGGAACCAGCGAAGCAACTGGAGTTGAAGAGAATCTTTGGAGGAGTTCTGGTGCAAGAGCAGGATAGCCACAGACTGGAAGAGTCTGAATTACGAGTGGTGACAAGCCGCACGCCGACAGAGCCGGAGCGACGCGACATGCTGTTTGCGTGGAAGGTCTGCAAGCACGTGAAATCGAATGCCATCGTCTTTGCGCGTGACGGGCAGACTCTTGGAATCGGCGCGGGACAGATGAGCCGCGTGGACTCGGTCAAGATCGCGGTGATGAAGGCACAAATGCCATTGGCCGGAAGCGTGGTGGCTTCGGATGCTTTTTTCCCGTTTGCTGACGGCGTCGAAGAAGCGGCGAAGGCTGGCGCCAAGGCGGTGATTCAGCCTGGAGGTTCGGTACGCGATGCCGACGTGGTGGCAACAGCGAACCGGCTCGGATTGGCGATGCTTTTCACCGGCGTACGGCATTTCCGCCACTAATGGAATTAGCCGCGGAAAGACTTCCGCGCATCCAAAATTAAAGTGTGATGGCAGCGGTAACAATGGGCGGGAACGCTTTGACGCCTCCGGCTTCGTATACCATAATGAGCAGCAGGATTGTGGGGTAGGCATGAAAAATAATCTAATCCGCGCCGTCCTCGTTGCAGCGCTGAGCGCGAGCGGTGCGGCGGCGCAAACTGCTTCGCAAGGGTCAACGCCGCAGTCCGCGGCAAACTCGTTTCCCTACACGCAGACCGACCAAACAAAACGCGCCGAAGCCTACTCCGATTTCATGCTGGGGCATCTGGCTGAGCAGCAATTCGATGAGTCAAGGAAAGCCGAACTGGCCGACCAGGCAATCGGCTATTACCAGAAGGCTCTGACGCTTGATTCAGATCCCTACATTACCGAACGGTTGGCGGAAGTCTATGCCGCCGAACAACGGACCGATGATGCGATCCAGGAAGCGAAAGCCGCGCTGGAAAAAGATCCCAATAACCTGGCTGCACATCGCCTACTGGCGCGGATTTATATTCGCCAGCTGGGGGATGCGAGTTCCAACGATACGCAGGCGGCGACAATCGCAGAGGCTGTCACGCAGTTGCAGGCGGTGCAGCGGCTGGATCC from Candidatus Acidiferrales bacterium encodes:
- the purH gene encoding bifunctional phosphoribosylaminoimidazolecarboxamide formyltransferase/IMP cyclohydrolase, which codes for MAIERALISAYDKTGLVDFARQLAELGIEIVSTGGTARLLREAGIRVRDVAELTGWPEMLGGRVKTLHPKVHGGILFRRGNAGDREETAQHSISAIDMVVVNLYPFSATASKAGVTAEELIENIDIGGPTMVRSAAKNFENVAVVTSSDDYAKVVQELKTSRELSLGTRLRLARKAFAQTARYDGEIATQMERLSANHELHLASKAETLPFRLHYALERQQAMRYGENPHQQAALYAPAGRPHAGFAAARQHQGKELSYNNLVDLDAAWSLVSEFSAPAVAIIKHNNPCGVAEHANLAEAYRLALACDPVSAYGSVIAFNRALDAETAEEVAQLFVECIVAPGYDDAARNKFAPKKNLRLLEMAGEEPAKQLELKRIFGGVLVQEQDSHRLEESELRVVTSRTPTEPERRDMLFAWKVCKHVKSNAIVFARDGQTLGIGAGQMSRVDSVKIAVMKAQMPLAGSVVASDAFFPFADGVEEAAKAGAKAVIQPGGSVRDADVVATANRLGLAMLFTGVRHFRH